In Gopherus flavomarginatus isolate rGopFla2 chromosome 1, rGopFla2.mat.asm, whole genome shotgun sequence, a single genomic region encodes these proteins:
- the LOC127043194 gene encoding histone H4-like: protein MSGCGKGGKGLGKGGAKRHMKVLRDNIQGITKPAIRRLARRGRVKCISGLIYEETRWVLEVFLENVIRDAVTYTEHAKRKTVTAMDVVYALKHQGRTLYGFEG, encoded by the coding sequence ATGTCTGGTTGTGGTAAGGGAGGCAAGGGTCTCGGAAAAGGAGGCGCTAAGCGCCATATGAAGGTGTTGAGGGATAACATCCAGGGCATTACAAAACCTGCTATTCGCCGTTTGGCTCGTCGTGGGAGAGTGAAGTGTATTTCAGGTCTCATTTACGAGGAGACTCGCTGGGTGCTCGAAGTGTTTCTGGAGAACGTGATCCGAGATGCTGTTACTTACACCGAGCATGCGAAGCGGAAGACTGTGACTGCTATGGATGTTGTTTATGCGTTGAAGCACCAGGGTCGTACTCTGTATGGATTTGAAGGCTAA